Genomic segment of Panicum virgatum strain AP13 chromosome 2K, P.virgatum_v5, whole genome shotgun sequence:
ATGCGGATCTCCGGCGCCATCCCGCCGGTCGTCGGCGCGCTCTCGCGCCTCCGGAGCCTCGACCTGTCCAACAACACCTTCTCCGGCGCCTTCCCGCCCGCCCTCGGCGCGCTCTGCCGGCTGCCGAGCCTGGAGCAGCTCCTGCTGTCCAACAACCTCCTGACGGGGGAGATCCCTGCGTGCATCGGCAACGCCACGCACCTCGGCGAGCTGGACCTGTCGGGGAACGCGCTGTCGGGGGCCATCCCCGCCGGCATCGGCGGCCTCGCCGAGCTCAACTACCTCTCCCTGCAGAGGAACAGGCTGTCCGGGACGATACCGCCGGGCCTCATCAGCCGGCACGCCAACCTGCTGCTCCTCGACCTCTCCAGCAACCGCCTGACCGGCGCGATACCGGAGGAGATCGCCGGCATTGCCAAGATGATGCTGAACCTGTCGCGCAACCAGCTCGGGGGCGAGCTGCCGAGGGGCCTCAGCAACATGCTGGTGCAGACGATCGACCTGTCCTGGAACAACCTCACCGGCGAGATCTTCGCCGGCCTGGGCGACTGCGTCGAGCTGGCAGCGCTCAACCTGTCGCACAactcgctcgccggcggcctcccggcgtccctCGGCCGCCTGCAGAACCTCGAGAGCCTCGACGTCTCCAACAACTCCCTCACCGGCGAGATCCCCCTGAGCCTGGCCAAATGCagcatgctggagcatctcaaCCTGTCGTACAACGACCTCAGCGGCGccgtgcccgccgccggccccttcgTGAACTTCAGCTTCCTCTCCTACCTCGGCAACCGCCGGCTCTGCGGCCCGGTGGTCAGGCGCGCCTGCGGGGCGCGCCACCGGCGCGCGTGGTACCAGTCCCGGAGGTTCCTGGTCGTGCTGTGcgtctgctccgccgcgctggCGTTCGTGCTGACGATCCTGTGCGCGGCCAGCGCCCGCAAGATCCGGGAGCGGCTGGCGGCGGTGCGGGAGGACATGTTGTTCAGGGGgggccgtcgcggcggcggcggcgggtcgtcgCCGGTGATGAAGTACAAGTACCCGCGGATCACGTACCGGGAGCTGGTGGAGGCGACGGAGGAGTTCAGCGCGGCGCGGCTGGTGGGGACGGGGAGCTACGGGCGGGTGTACCGGGGCACGCTGCGGGACGGCACCATGGTGGCCGTGAAGGTGCTGCAGCTGCAGTCGGGGAACTCGACCGAGAGCTTCAACCGCGAGTGCCAGGTGCTGAAGCGCATCCGGCACCGGAACCTGATGCGGATCGTGACGGCGTGCAGCCTGCCGGACTTCAAGGCGCTGGTGCTGCCGTTCATGGCCAACGGCAGCCTGGAGCGGTGCCtccacgcggcggcgggggcggcggagctcaGCCTGGTGCAGCGGGTCAACATCTGCAGCGACGTCGCCGAGGGGATGGCGTACCTGCACCACCACTCGCCGGTCAAGGTCATCCACTGCGACCTCAAGCCCAGCAACATCCTCATCAACGACGACATGACCGCGCTCGTCTCCGACTTCGGCATCTCCCGGCTCGTCATGACCATCGGCGGCGCGGCCGACGtcggcgcctccaccgccaACATGCTCTGCGGCTCCATCGGCTACATCCCTCCAGGTACGCTTCAATTAATCAATCCTTGCATTGTCGTGATCAAGCAATGCAATGCACTTCATTTGCCCTGACCTCAATTCACTTGATGCATCCATGTGTGATCTCAATGCAATGAAGAGTACGGCTACGGCTCGAACCCGACGACCAAGGgcgacgtgtacagcttcggcGTGCTGGTGCTGGAGATGGTAACGAGGAGGAAGCCGACCGACGACATGTTCGAGACCGAGCTGAGCCTGCACAGGTGGGTCAAGACCCACTACCACGGCCGCGCCGACGCGGTGGTCGACCCGGCGCTGGTGCGCATGGTCCGGGACCAGACGCCGGAGGTGAGGATGTCGAACGTGGCCATCAGCGAGCTGCTGGAGCTCGGCATCCTCTGCACCCAGGAGCAGGCGTCCGCGCGCCCAACCATGATGGACGCCGCCGACGACCTCGACCGGCTCAAGCGCTACCTCGGCGGCGACACCACGGCCACCTTCGCGTCGTCGCTGGGGTTTTCCTCCACCACATTTGAAGACATCGATTGATCGATCGACTAGTAGCGAGGGGCAGCTACGTACTACACATACGGATGAATTTGTGATAGATGCATGTGGCTAGCTAGCTTTAATTTCCTCCCGGAGGTATATAGGATTTTATTTTTAACCGGTAAATTAATGGTGCAAGAACATGTGTAGGATTAATTCTTTGAAGGTCTGTGACTGATGTAACATTAGCAAGTCTTGTACGTATTGGCTGTAGATCTATCTAGAATGATTTATGATTTCCATTTTTTCATATAATGGAAATAGGGTTTTAGTTGTTTGCATCTTTCAATGAACAAACATACCATTACAACTCATTATCACATCATTTTATCATGAATGACCAAAAGGAAAGCAACAAGAAGATCGGttacatatactccctccgttccaaaatgtggatcattttggcttttttagattcatagtatttactatacatctagatataacatatgtctaggtatataacaaaatatatgaatctagaaaaatcaaaacgacctacattttgaaacagagggagtatataaTTAACTTATAACTAATCCGCCATCCATTCTCGATGATAATGTCATTGCCCACTATGTCCAAAGCAAAGATGGTCATCCCCACCCAAAACTGCCTCCGCAATATACAGATGAGTGTTCTATTGATCGATTCCAGTCACTACCGGATTCAGCCGCTTTGCCGGCCAGTTTGCACTCGAcaaactctttgccgagtgtaacactcggcaaacaccaCTCGGCAAAGCTTCCCACGGCACAgtggtctttgccgagtgtcggatttcgggcactcggcaaagactttgtCGAGAACCTTGGCACTCGGCATAGGAGCCACGTGGCGCGACCCTGGGCagcatctttgccgagtgcctaacggtaggcactcggcaaaacggCCGCCCAAGGTCCCGCCACGTGGTCGTTTTGCCGAGTGATgggtctggcactcggcaaactttcaaatctttgccgagtgactagcagcaggcactcggcaaaacggCCGCCCAGGGTCCCGCCACGTggttgctttgccgagtgctgggtcctggcactcggcaaactttcaaatctttgccgagttCCAGGactttagcactcggcaaagtggatGTTCTGCTGACATGTGAAGGCCACTTTGTCGAGTGTTTTTGcataagcactcggcaaagttgacacattttttttctttattctcTATTTTTCAATATAAATACAGCAACAATATATATAAATGCAGGGACATTACATGCAGTTATaacaataaatatataattgacAAATACGAGAATAGCATCGATACAAATAACGATtccatcacatatatcacaagTCCGATAGACAATACATCACATAGAACGAGTCCATCACATATATAAAGTCCAATACATAAAATATGTCCACAAGCTAAGAGTCCATCGACGCGCTAAGTCCACTAGTGTACAAGCTACGAGTAGGTGTCACTCACGGTCAGGTGGGGGGGAGATTGCCACCGAGCCGCCGGCGAGTTCTGGTCCGGAGGAGGGTCGTTTGATGCGTTCCACGATTGATTCTGCAAATAGAAACACATAGATGCGTTCCACGACTGATTCTGCAAATAGAAACACATAATTTGAGTAAGAATAACAAAGATATAATAATTAATATCTACAAACAAAGCATACTCATGGGAGTGTCAGAAGGTCCTGCAGGAAAGtaaggctgagctggtaaggcgaagggaggaggcggcgtcacATAGTTCATCGACGTGCCAAGTCCTTGCATCCAGGTGACCATGCTGTGCAACATAACCGACTGCTCCTCCCTcagcttccgctcctgctccagcttggcctcgatctccattcggcacctcctctcctcctcaaacTTAGCCTCCATCTCGGCCTACAAGATTTAAACCTCCATGTTACAATACGAAGCAAAGTTTCATTTTAATCATAGAACGACAACTAAATCTAAACTAACCTGTCTCTGGTGCACTctggccactgaagtctcaggccgtgggcgtatgggTGGGGTCGAGTCGGTGGTACTTGCCCTAAGCTGCGAGAGACTGGGCGTACTCGCCGTGTCGACCAAGCTGTTGGCGATCAAGTACCGCCCGtgcttcttcccttgtcccgccctcatgatggcttctccggAGAGTGGCGCGGTGGTCGTATCCCAAGTCTCCCCGTGGAGCGCCCTTCCCACCTCCATGTATGCATTGATGCGCGTGTGGATGCTTGGGTTTGTGTAGGCCTCTGGTGGAGCCGCCGGGTTGTAGGCCACGTCCGACGTCGCCCTGCCCATGTGAGACATGGCGTACACCGTGAAGTCGTTGCAAGACTGGCCTGGATGAGACTCCGACTGCCAAGAAgtcaacaagatgattagtaagaattaaaaatatagctttagaaagaatgaagaaattagTGAACTTACCCAAGTATTCTTGTACTCGCCGAGGCTAAGGCTCCCTTGATGATGTGCCGGACCCGGCATCATCAAGCGGCGCTCCCGGCATAAGGCGTGCTGGCGGGCCCAATCCTCGCTGATCCACTTGTCCACCATCATAGACTAGCACTCGGCCTTGTTTGCGCACCAGTTCGGAGGCACCTAAACGTAATGAAGTGCATGACATATTGTAATATCAAATACAAGATAAATGAGTAGATATGGCATTTATTTACCCTTAAGTACTGGTCTCGCGTGAGAAAGATGTCCCTTGCGGCTGGTTTCTTGACACTCCTCTTCTCGAACTCGGCGCAGTACACAATGACAGCCTGGACACGcgcctcgtagtgcatgtccttcaccaGCTTGTAGCAAGCCTGGTGAGCCCGCTCGTTCGCCCGGGCCTCATAGCCTTCctcgcacctgtagaaatcctgcatatataCCCACAAGATAATTGCAATCATTATTCCAAAAATTGAAACATAATGTGATATTTCTAACAATTTAGTGCGAGGATGACTTACCCACAACTCCCCGACCACCCGCTTCGCTTTGGTGGTAAAGTTCCTTCCTTCGCGATCAGTAGCGTCCGGGCTGgccatgtagtggtcccacgtgtatGTCGGCTCCAGCACCCCGGCATGCATCACGAGTCCGGGGAAGTGCAGCCAGCACAAAAGACCCAAGATACCATTGAGCTTCCGTTTGTGCTCACCATGCTGCACAAAAAACCACCCCCTGCAAGAGTGTTTAAGGTAAAATTTTAGTTAGTATTGCAATTTTAAATATATgtaatgcataataaataagtACTAACATACT
This window contains:
- the LOC120695683 gene encoding putative leucine-rich repeat receptor-like serine/threonine-protein kinase At2g24130 — encoded protein: MTTRSHTTDTTPTRHAHATATNTMAWFIPTEDSMRVRAAILLLLLVLTLQLASTSSMADGQQAAAAAARRRRRRQHVLLREKATLLALKRALTLPPAALPDWNESNRHVCGGGFTGVTCDRRQEHVVGLALPGMRISGAIPPVVGALSRLRSLDLSNNTFSGAFPPALGALCRLPSLEQLLLSNNLLTGEIPACIGNATHLGELDLSGNALSGAIPAGIGGLAELNYLSLQRNRLSGTIPPGLISRHANLLLLDLSSNRLTGAIPEEIAGIAKMMLNLSRNQLGGELPRGLSNMLVQTIDLSWNNLTGEIFAGLGDCVELAALNLSHNSLAGGLPASLGRLQNLESLDVSNNSLTGEIPLSLAKCSMLEHLNLSYNDLSGAVPAAGPFVNFSFLSYLGNRRLCGPVVRRACGARHRRAWYQSRRFLVVLCVCSAALAFVLTILCAASARKIRERLAAVREDMLFRGGRRGGGGGSSPVMKYKYPRITYRELVEATEEFSAARLVGTGSYGRVYRGTLRDGTMVAVKVLQLQSGNSTESFNRECQVLKRIRHRNLMRIVTACSLPDFKALVLPFMANGSLERCLHAAAGAAELSLVQRVNICSDVAEGMAYLHHHSPVKVIHCDLKPSNILINDDMTALVSDFGISRLVMTIGGAADVGASTANMLCGSIGYIPPEYGYGSNPTTKGDVYSFGVLVLEMVTRRKPTDDMFETELSLHRWVKTHYHGRADAVVDPALVRMVRDQTPEVRMSNVAISELLELGILCTQEQASARPTMMDAADDLDRLKRYLGGDTTATFASSLGFSSTTFEDID
- the LOC120695684 gene encoding uncharacterized protein LOC120695684; the protein is MHAGVLEPTYTWDHYMASPDATDREGRNFTTKAKRVVGELWDFYRCEEGYEARANERAHQACYKLVKDMHYEARVQAVIVYCAEFEKRSVKKPAARDIFLTRDQYLRVPPNWCANKAEC